A single Fusarium oxysporum Fo47 chromosome IV, complete sequence DNA region contains:
- a CDS encoding P-loop containing nucleoside triphosphate hydrolase protein, giving the protein MSRHRIVHTFDTNEIVSEFDGDDYEDEVEDELSPEDRQAMEEGTAEVRRALGTEANKVTKAQIEEALWHYYYDIDKSVTYLMKTFIAPAPKPAKKAPEGMSVFFSASQRLFGTGADHGRLSNEHTSIMDLPPALGVPAWHFDDMPWMSVPEERQTVFIEPERPRGGLLGGGDGPPKMSKLQALAAARKKKTEEKKELERAERGLERLSINESQKENQPILGQVHQAPEPTLQVKSPPKEESTEVAAITDNHQKDIDSTPKGWFMDEDLPVMMPRATPSAFARTLFGSAPSKAPRPDEIFAMPYTSSPIYVAEAFAEPSPDDVVLAAQAKAGKKPVAKAPKKAQKEKDKDVSEAEKDVAGLNIAEAPPPKSKGLDVLKEYENSSNKRSISFVVVGHVDAGKSTLMGRLLLELKFVEKHTIDRYRKQAEKSGKQSFALAWVMDQRSEERERGVTIDIATNHFETEKTSFTILDAPGHRDFVPNMIAGASQADFAILVIDANTGAYEKGLKGQTREHVLLLRSLGVQRLVIAVNKLDMVGWSQERFDEIAQQVNGFLAGLGFQPKNIDFIPISGLNGDNLVRRTEDTAASWYTGPTLIEALENSEPSTTRALKNPFRMSISEVFRSQLGTTTIAGRVDSGSVQIGDVLLVQPSGEEAYVKSIMVDSDMQDWAVAGQSVSVALTNIDPIHIRVGDMLCHTKDPISCGDTFTMKAMAFEHLMPMPVDLHRGRLHSAGQIVSITATLDKATGVIVKKKPRVVQPGGVARVVIKLAAKVPLESGQRVVIRSGGETVAAGLLE; this is encoded by the exons ATGTCGCGCCATCGAATCGTTCACACTTTCGATACAAACGAAATAGTATCCGAATTTGACGGAGATGATTATGAAGATGAAGTAGAAGACGAGCTCAGTCCAGAAGATCGCCAGGCCATGGAGGAGGGAACAGCAGAGGTCCGTCGGGCTCTGGGCACTGAAGCCAACAAGGTGACAAAAGCACAAATCGAGGAAGCTTTGTGGCACTATTACTACGATATCGACAAATCAGTCACATATCTAATGAAGACATTCATTGCTCCGGCCCCCAAACCAGCAAAGAAAGCGCCAGAAGGTATGTCAGTCTTTTTTTCTGCCTCGCAACGCCTTTTTGGGACTGGAGCAGACCACGGACGTCTGTCAAACGAGCATACGTCTATCATGGATCTTCCACCCGCTCTAGGAGTTCCGGCATGGCATTTTGACGACATGCCATGGATGAGCGTACCTGAAGAACGCCAGACTGTCTTTATTGAGCCAGAGCGTCCTCGTGGTGGCTTATTGGGAGGTGGCGATGGGCCTCCCAAGATGTCAaagcttcaagctcttgcGGCCGctaggaagaagaagaccgaagagaaaaaggagtTGGAACGAGCCGAAAGGGGACTGGAAAGACTTTCCATCAACGAGTCACAAAAGGAGAATCAGCCAATCTTGGGTCAAGTTCACCAGGCTCCTGAACCTACGCTACAAGTCAAATCGCCACCCAAAGAGGAATCAACAGAGGTTGCAGCTATCACCGACAACCATCAGAAAGACATCGATTCTACTCCCAAGGGATGGTTTATGGACGAGGACCTTCCAGTCATGATGCCTCGGGCTACCCCATCCGCTTTTGCCCGGACGCTCTTTGGATCTGCTCCATCCAAAGCCCCAAGGCCTGACGAGATTTTTGCTATGCCTTATACATCTTCTCCCATTTATGTCGCCGAAGCTTTCGCCGAACCCAGTCCCGATGACGTGGTGCTCGCAGCCCAGGCGAAAG CGGGGAAAAAGCCAGTGGCCAAGGCTCCTAAAAAGGCCCAAAAGGAGAAAGACAAGGACGTTTCTGAAGCTGAAAAGGACGTTGCGGGGCTGAATATTGCTGAGGCTCCGCCCCCTAAAAGCAAGGGGCTTGATGTTTTGAAGGAATATGAAAATAGTTCCAACAAGAGAAGTATCAGCTTTGTTGTAGTCG GACATGTCGATGCTGGCAAGAGTACACTGATGGGTCGTTTGTTGCTGGAGCTCAAATTTGTTGAGAAGCACACTATTGATCGGTATCGAAAGCAGGCTGAAAAGTCTGGTAAACAGTCATTTGCCCTAGCATGGGTAATGGACCAAAGAAGTGAGGAGCGAGAACGAGGTGTCACTATCGACATTGCAACAAACCATTTCGAGACGGAGAAGACCAGCTTCACTATTCTTGATGCACCAGGTCATAGGGATTTTGTACCGAACATGATCGCAGGTGCCAGTCAAGCTGACTTTGCTATCTTGGTCATTGACGCAAACACTGGAGCCTACGAAAAGGGACTTAAGGGGCAGACCCGAGAACATGTGTTGCTTCTGCGAAGTCTGGGTGTTCAAAGGCTCGTCATCGCCGTCAATAAACTCGACATGGTTGGCTGGTCACAGGAGCGTTTTGATGAAATCGCCCAGCAGGTCAATGGGTTCCTCGCTGGTCTGGGCTTCCAGCCCAAAAACATTGATTTCATCCCTATTTCTGGTCTTAATGGCGACAATCTTGTTCGTCGAACAGAAGACACGGCTGCATCTTGGTACACTGGCCCTACTCTGATTGAGGCTCTCGAAAACTCAgagccatcaacaacacgTGCACTCAAGAACCCATTCCGAATGTCAATTTCTGAGGTCTTCAGATCGCAGCTTGGCACGACGACTATTGCTGGTCGGGTTGACTCTGGCTCTGTTCAGATTGGCGATGTTTTATTAGTTCAGCCGAGTGGAGAAGAGGCCTATGTCAAGTCAATAATGGTGGATTCAGATATGCAAGACTGGGCTGTTGCTGGGCAAAGTGTCAGTGTTGCTCTGACTAACATCGACCCTATTCACATTCGAGTTGGCGATATGCTATGCCACACTAAGGATCCTATCAGTTGTGGTGACACTTTCACCATGAAAGCCATGGCGTTTGAGCATCTCATGCCCATGCCGGTTGATCTTCATCGTGGACGACTGCATTCAGCTGGACAGATTGTTTCAATCACAGCAACATTGGACAAGGCCACTGGGGTGATTGTCAAAAAGAAGCCCAGAGTTGT
- a CDS encoding TCP-1/cpn60 chaperonin family-domain-containing protein, which produces MCRMVIATTCHDGDSQLTTTAAVMKDEQGRPFIVVRDQGKKKRQFGNEAVKSHILAARTVANIVKSSLGPRGLDKILISPDGDITVTNDGATILQQMEITNHVAKLLVELSKSQDDEIGDGTTGVVVLAGALLEQAADLIDKGIHPIRIADGYDQACDIAVAELDKISDTIEFSREETSNLVKVARTSLGSKIVSKSHDQFANIAVDAVLSVADLERKDVDFELIKVDGKVGGALEDTLLVKGVIVDKDFSHPQMPSEVRDAKIAILTCAFEPPKPKTKHHLDITSVEEFKKLQNYEKEKFIEMIQQIKDTGANLAICQWGFDDEANHLLLQNELPAVRWVGGPEIELIAIATNGRIVPRFEDLTAEKLGSAGIVREMTFGTTREKMLVIEECANTRAVTVFVRGSNKMIIDEAKRSLHDALCVVRNLVRDNRVVYGGGAAEIACSLAVEDEAVKTPGLEQYAMRAFSEALDTVPMTLAENSGLNPIATLAEVKSQQVKAGPEGRGKLGVDCMGRGDNNMKDAFVIDPLIGKKQQLQLATQLCRMVLKVNNSSESAASAQLGSLADSDTSTVVTKRRPIPRKGHTKSRAGCSSCKRRRVKCDLTTPECGACERLGLECEYLNKTRHGSQNSAVVISQPLRTDPVMFDYNDLNFFRHFLFEAYPPLPIDGFTVWQMASQRSHSYDFLLHSMLGLGASHLSLLTPHGYEKAALKHRVLAISALNKHLAKPGLTNQDAEAAFGAMLNLTFQSAYMNDGLIDFLTMVRGCWLVGTQPYVDLDHTIFKTFGRVSYLKRIKALIQDGHETNHYLDKVIAEGFCQSVQKLGPLCHSVAELKYLAHMQRIATLASTNPAESYHELTFLYDGLGNLSSNDFASFIDPTNHASQLVILHMLVLEFVMSRKSVEGDKRSALGKKGYHCRKAMSKVWVQQILRKLPVEYYEYGEWPLRFINSLNYSFDDEDQVWKPFFLSNALESTNTTGRSHVSKTTELLLPNQPTQPKSVFLLFSTISERMLTKHLSESPYTLGQLVAHTKTICAPEQARWYLQSEQTYAGRHFFQDIDLGAIGKLSKTQKSHSWLNAYVSLPPANSTTRKMQRAYQVSLRCDNDNFLPTSGCILNSHTKSKNMKAPKHAKEKRKGGELKYQPDYENLHPNPLHLSLPVIRTCDTRAAALNEKGDYIAENKYRGKATAWNSEDAVMGRRKNGEDQTANKKVISSSNKDWGENRYQARYLIRVRYAMARKIMP; this is translated from the exons ATGTGTCGAATGGTAATTGCGACGACTTGCCATGATGGTGATTCTCAGCTAACAACAACAGCGGCGGTAATGAAGGATGAGCAAGGCCGACCTTTCATTGTCGTCAGGGA TcaggggaagaagaagcgccAGTTTGGCAACGAAGCCGTCAAGTCCCATATTCTCGCCGCTCGAACAGTCGCCAACATTGTCAAGTCCTCTCTCGGACCTCGTGGACTCGACAAGATTCTCATCTCCCCCGATGGAGATATCACCGTGACGAACGATGGCGCTACGATTCTACAGCAGATGGAGATTACAAACCACGTTGCTAAGCTACTAGTGGAGCTTTCCAAGTCACAGGATGACGAGATTGGTGACGGTACCACCGGTGTCGTTGTCCTCGCCGGTGCTCTGTTGGAACAGGCTGCCGATCTTATCGACAAGGGAATCCACCCTATTCGAATTGCCGACGGTTACGATCAAGCTTGCGATATCGCTGTTGCTGAGCTGGACAAGATTTCAGACACCATCGAGTTCTCCCGAGAAGAGACCTCCAACCTTGTCAAGGTCGCCCGAACAAGTCTGGGCAGCAAGATTGTGTCCAAATCTCATGACCAGTTTGCCAACATCGCCGTTGATGCCGTCCTCTCCGTTGCCGACCTTGAGCGAAAGGATGTCGATTTCGAGTTGATCAAGGTTGATGGAAAGGTCGGAGGAGCCCTCGAGGATACCCTTCTCGTCAAGGGTGTCATTGTCGACAAGGACTTCTCTCACCCTCAGATGCCTTCAGAAGTCCGAGACGCCAAGATTGCCATTCTCACATGCGCATTCGAGCCCccgaagcccaagaccaagcaCCACCTGGATATTACCAGCGTCGAGGAGTTCAAAAAATTGCAAAACtatgagaaggagaagttTATTGAGATGATCCAGCAGATCAAGGACACAGGCGCTAACCTGGCTATTTGCCAGTGGGGTTTCGATGATGAGGCCAaccatctcctccttcagAACGAGCTACCAGCCGTCCGATGGGTCGGTGGTCCTGAGATTGAGCTGATTGCTATCGCTACCAACGGCCGAATTGTTCCCAGGTTTGAGGATCTTACAGCCGAGAAGCTGGGCAGTGCTGGTATCGTCCGTGAGATGACTTTCGGCACAACACGGGAGAAGATGCTTGTCATTGAGGAGTGTGCCAACACCCGGGCTGTTACAGTCTTTGTCCGAGGCAGCAACAAGATG ATTATCGATGAGGCTAAGCGATCGCTGCACGATGCCCTTTGCGTGGTGCGAAACCTGGTCCGCGACAACCGTGTTGTTTACGGTGGTGGCGCTGCTGAGATTGCTTGTTCTCTGGCTGTTGAGGACGAGGCCGTCAAGACACCCGGTCTTGAGCAGTACGCTATGCGTGCCTTCTCCGAGGCTCTCGATACCGTCCCCATGACCCTGGCCGAGAACAGTGGTCTCAACCCTATCGCTACTCTGGCAGAGGTCAAGAGTCAGCAGGTCAAGGCTGGTCCTGAGGGCCGAGGaaagcttggtgttgactgCATGGGACGCGGAGACAACAACATGAAGGACGCCTTTGTTATCGATCCTCTTATCggcaagaagcagcagcttcagctcgCCACACAATTATGTCGCATGGtcctcaaggtcaacaaT TCCTCTGAGTCTGCGGCATCCGCTCAGCTAGGTTCCTTAGCCGACTCCGATACTTCTACTGTCGTCACCAAGAGGCGTCCTATCCCTCGAAAAGGCCATACCAAGTCTCGGGCAGGTTGCTCTAGTTGCAAACGGAGAAGAGTAAAATGCGACTTGACCACACCAGAATGCGGTGCCTGCGAGCGCTTAGGCCTGGAGTGCGAATACCTGAATAAGACCAGACATGGTAGTCAAAACTCAGCGGTTGTCATCTCACAACCACTGCGAACTGACCCGGTTATGTTCGATTACAATGATCTGAACTTCTTTCGACATTTCCTCTTTGAAGCCTATCCTCCTCTGCCCATAGATGGATTCACAGTGTGGCAAATGGCCTCACAGCGTTCACATTCA TACGATTTCTTACTGCACTCTATGCTTGGACTTGGAGCATCTCATCTAAGTTTACTAACACCTCATGGGTATGAGAAAGCGGCATTGAAGCATCGAGTTCTTGCTATTAGTGCCTTGAATAAGCACCTTGCAAAACCTGGTCTCACCAATCAAGACGCCGAAGCAGCTTTTGGGGCGATGCTTAACTTGACCTTTCAATCTGCGTATATGAACGACGGGCTCATAGACTTTCTCACGATGGTCAGAGGTT GCTGGCTCGTCGGTACACAACCTTATGTCGATCTAGATCATACCATCTTCAAGACATTCGGGCGTGTAAGTTACCTCAAAAGAATTAAGGCTCTAATACAAGATGGCCATGAAACGAATCATTATCTGGATAAAGTTATTGCCGAGGGATTCTGTCAAAGTGTGCAGAAGCTTGGTCCGCTGTGCCACAGCGTTGCTGAGTTAAAATACTTAGCCCATATGCAAAGAATTGCCACTCTAGCATCTACAAACCCTGCAGAAA GCTACCATGAGCTCACATTCCTGTATGATGGGCTTGGAAACCTAAGCAGTAACGACTTTGCTTCGTTCATCGACCCCACGAATCATGCTTCACAGCTCGTTATCCTGCACATGCTGGTTCTTGAGTTTGTCATGAGCAGGAAATCAGTCGAAGGAGACAAGAGATCTGCATTGGGGAAGAAAGGTTACCACTGTAGAAAGGCAATGTCCAAGGTCTGGGTGCAGCAGATTCTCCGAAAGCTTCCTGTTGAGTACTACGAATATGGCGAGTGGCCCCTGAGGTTCATCAACAGTCTCAATTACTCGTTTGACGACGAAGACCAAGTTTGGAAGCCTTTCTTTCTAAGCAATG CTTTGGAGTCTACAAACACTACTGGGCGTAGTCACGTCTCTAAGACAACTGAACTACTACTACCAAACCAGCCAACCCAACCCAAATCCGTCTTTCTGCTATTCAGCACAATCTCGGAAAGAATGTTGACGAAACACCTGTCAGAATCTCCGTATACTCTTGGTCAACTGGTCGCCCATACAAAGACTATTTGTGCCCCTGAGCAAGCTCGATGGTATCTTCAGTCCGAACAGACTTATGCCGGCCGCCATTTCTTCCAAGATATCGACTTGGGTG CCATCGGCAAGCTTTCGAAAACCCAGAAAAGCCACTCATGGCTGAATGCATATGTGTCTCTCCCTCCAGCAAACTCAACAACACGAAAGATGCAACGGGCCTATCAAGTTAGCTTGCGTTGCGACAAT GACAACTTTCTGCCAACCTCTGGGtgcatcctcaacagccataCGAAGAGCAAGAACATGAAAGCGCCTAAACACgcaaaggaaaagagaaaaggcGGCGAGTTGAAATACCAACCCGACTATGAGAACCTTCACCCCAatcctctccatctctcCTTGCCAGTTATCCGAACTTGCGATACCAGAGCCGCTGCCTTGAATGAGAAAGGCGATTACATCGCAGAAAACAAATATCGGGGTAAGGCGACGGCCTGGAATTCGGAGGATGCGGTGATGGGACGGAGGAAGAACGGCGAGGATCAGACGGCTAATAAGAAGGTAATTTCCAGCAGCAATAAGGACTGGGGCGAGAACCGT TACCAGGCTCGGTACTTGATCAGAGTGAGATATGCAATGGCAAGGAAGATTATGCCATAG